Proteins found in one Desulfuribacillus stibiiarsenatis genomic segment:
- a CDS encoding class I SAM-dependent methyltransferase, which produces MDYYYSKNPQVSSNESTIKAHLRGNEWTFVSDAGVFSKKGIDFGSRLLVETIQITNGESLLDLGCGYGVVGIVLAYETPAGRILMTDINERAISLARKNCIINLVRNANQLVSDGFEQVPRTPFHHIALNPPIRAGKAKIYSMFEDSVQFLDEKGSFWIVMHKKHGAMSAVKKLESMYKTVEIVNKESGYQIIKATNG; this is translated from the coding sequence GTGGATTATTATTATAGTAAGAACCCGCAAGTTAGCTCGAATGAATCTACTATTAAAGCGCATTTGCGAGGGAACGAATGGACTTTTGTTTCGGACGCAGGAGTCTTTTCTAAAAAAGGCATTGATTTTGGCTCTCGGCTATTAGTAGAAACAATTCAAATCACGAATGGTGAATCGCTATTAGATTTAGGGTGTGGTTATGGAGTTGTAGGAATTGTGTTAGCTTATGAGACGCCAGCAGGCAGAATTCTAATGACCGATATCAATGAGCGTGCGATTTCGCTTGCTCGCAAAAATTGTATAATCAACCTTGTTAGAAATGCCAATCAATTAGTGAGCGATGGCTTTGAACAAGTCCCGCGTACACCATTTCATCATATCGCACTGAACCCGCCAATACGGGCAGGGAAAGCTAAAATCTATAGTATGTTTGAAGACTCAGTACAATTTCTTGACGAAAAAGGCTCTTTTTGGATTGTCATGCACAAGAAGCATGGCGCAATGTCTGCGGTGAAAAAGTTAGAAAGTATGTATAAAACCGTAGAAATTGTCAATAAAGAGAGCGGATATCAAATAATAAAGGCAACGAACGGTTGA
- the rplA gene encoding 50S ribosomal protein L1 has translation MAKHGKKYLEASKLVDKETAYDPEQAVELAKKTTVAKFDATVEVAVRLGVDPKKADQQLRGALVLPHGTGRTQRVLVFAKGEKAKEAEAAGADFVGDDDMIAKISGGWFDFDVVVATPDMMANVGKLGRVLGPKGLMPNPKTGTVTFDVDRAVKEIKAGKIEYRVDKAGNIHAPIGKVSFDDVKLIENLTAVIDTLKRVKPAAAKGQYVRNITLSTTMGPGVRVNLQKFL, from the coding sequence ATGGCGAAACATGGTAAGAAGTATTTAGAAGCTTCGAAGCTTGTAGATAAAGAAACTGCTTATGATCCAGAACAAGCAGTAGAATTAGCGAAAAAGACGACTGTAGCAAAATTCGATGCTACTGTTGAAGTTGCTGTTCGTTTAGGAGTAGATCCTAAGAAGGCAGACCAACAACTTCGTGGTGCTTTAGTATTGCCACATGGCACAGGCAGAACACAACGCGTGTTAGTATTTGCTAAAGGCGAAAAGGCAAAAGAAGCAGAAGCTGCTGGTGCAGATTTTGTTGGTGATGACGACATGATCGCTAAGATTTCTGGCGGATGGTTTGATTTTGATGTAGTAGTAGCAACACCTGACATGATGGCTAACGTGGGTAAGCTTGGTCGTGTACTTGGACCTAAGGGCTTAATGCCAAACCCTAAAACGGGAACTGTTACATTTGATGTTGATCGTGCAGTGAAAGAAATTAAAGCAGGTAAAATTGAATACCGTGTAGACAAGGCTGGAAACATCCATGCGCCTATCGGTAAAGTATCTTTTGACGATGTTAAGTTAATTGAAAACTTAACGGCAGTGATTGATACATTAAAGCGTGTTAAGCCTGCAGCTGCAAAAGGGCAATATGTTAGAAATATTACTCTATCAACAACAATGGGTCCTGGTGTTCGCGTAAACTTACAAAAGTTCCTATAG
- the sigH gene encoding RNA polymerase sporulation sigma factor SigH — protein MTTTLHVMEDEDLLTNIHKGDEIALEYLINKYKNFVRAKARSYFLIGADREDIIQEGMIGLYKSIRDFKGDKLSSFKAFAELCITRQIITAIKTATRQKHIPLNSYISLDKPIYDEDSDRTLLDVICGTKVTDPEELIINQEEFDDIEIKMAEILSDLERKVLMLYLDGRSYQEIAVDLDRHVKSIDNALQRVKRKLEKYLEDRDLPIEI, from the coding sequence ATAACAACTACCCTTCATGTAATGGAAGATGAGGATTTGTTAACGAATATTCATAAAGGCGATGAAATTGCTTTAGAATATTTAATCAATAAGTATAAGAATTTTGTTCGTGCGAAAGCAAGGTCATACTTTCTTATTGGTGCAGACCGCGAAGATATTATCCAAGAAGGGATGATTGGCCTTTATAAATCGATTCGCGATTTTAAAGGGGATAAGCTTTCTTCGTTTAAGGCTTTTGCCGAATTGTGCATTACTCGACAAATTATTACAGCCATTAAAACAGCGACAAGACAAAAACATATCCCACTAAACTCTTACATTTCATTAGACAAGCCTATATATGATGAAGATTCCGATCGAACGTTATTGGACGTGATTTGTGGAACGAAAGTAACAGACCCTGAAGAGCTCATTATTAACCAAGAAGAATTTGACGATATTGAAATTAAGATGGCTGAGATATTGAGCGACCTTGAGCGAAAAGTGTTGATGCTATATCTGGATGGCCGTTCTTATCAAGAAATAGCCGTCGATTTAGATCGCCATGTGAAATCGATAGATAATGCCTTACAAAGGGTAAAGCGGAAATTAGAGAAGTACCTGGAAGATCGAGACTTGCCCATTGAAATATAG
- the nusG gene encoding transcription termination/antitermination protein NusG, giving the protein MEKHWYVVHTYSGYENKVKANLEKRVESMNMLDKIFRVLVPMEETSETKNGKKKIVMKKVFPGYVLVEMVMTDDSWYVVRNTPGVTGFVGSSGSGSKPSPLQPDEVKRLLKKMGVEVTRVNIDFSVKENVRVTEGPFNDFVGIVEEINHEKGKLKVLVSMFGRETPVELDFTQVEKI; this is encoded by the coding sequence ATGGAAAAACACTGGTATGTAGTTCATACCTATTCAGGGTATGAAAATAAAGTTAAGGCGAATCTGGAAAAGCGCGTGGAATCTATGAATATGTTAGATAAGATTTTTCGCGTGCTAGTACCGATGGAAGAAACATCTGAAACTAAAAACGGAAAAAAGAAAATCGTCATGAAAAAAGTGTTTCCAGGGTATGTACTTGTGGAAATGGTTATGACTGACGATTCTTGGTATGTCGTTAGAAACACACCGGGCGTGACTGGTTTTGTTGGTTCTTCAGGTTCAGGTTCTAAGCCTAGCCCGCTCCAACCTGACGAAGTTAAAAGACTCCTCAAGAAAATGGGCGTAGAGGTAACTAGGGTAAACATTGACTTTAGTGTAAAGGAAAATGTTCGAGTTACAGAAGGTCCGTTTAATGATTTTGTTGGAATCGTCGAGGAAATTAATCACGAAAAAGGGAAGCTAAAAGTTTTAGTTTCTATGTTTGGTAGAGAGACCCCAGTTGAGCTTGATTTTACTCAAGTGGAAAAAATATAG
- a CDS encoding NYN domain-containing protein, with protein sequence MEILVVDGYNVIGASIELSELKEVSLEESRNRLQEDLMEYSAYTGRKVILVYDAHLTKGTTSKTTMNNIEVHFTNEGKTADEYIEKLVAGLIKPKSNTKVYVATSDLLEQRLVFGLGALRVSSRELLIEIKMMKDQISNDIHRHSAVSPRMNRRINPEIAKIFESWRRQ encoded by the coding sequence ATGGAGATTCTAGTAGTAGATGGGTATAATGTAATCGGTGCCTCAATAGAATTGTCAGAACTTAAAGAGGTAAGCCTTGAGGAATCGAGGAACAGGTTACAAGAGGACCTTATGGAATATAGTGCATATACGGGTAGGAAAGTAATTCTTGTTTATGATGCCCATCTTACCAAAGGGACTACTAGTAAGACTACAATGAATAATATCGAGGTGCATTTCACGAATGAAGGGAAAACGGCTGACGAATATATAGAAAAGCTTGTTGCGGGCCTAATAAAGCCAAAAAGCAATACAAAAGTGTATGTAGCTACGTCCGATCTATTAGAACAGCGTTTGGTGTTTGGGCTAGGTGCACTGCGCGTATCGTCTCGTGAACTATTAATAGAAATCAAGATGATGAAAGACCAAATATCAAACGACATCCATCGACATAGTGCAGTTTCGCCGCGAATGAATCGACGAATAAATCCAGAAATCGCTAAAATTTTTGAAAGTTGGCGTAGGCAATAA
- the rpmG gene encoding 50S ribosomal protein L33: MRVIVTLACTECKRRNYSSKKNKKNNPDRIEFKKYCPYCNSHTSHKETR; the protein is encoded by the coding sequence GTGCGCGTAATCGTTACTTTGGCTTGCACAGAATGCAAAAGACGTAACTACTCATCTAAGAAAAACAAGAAAAACAACCCAGATCGTATCGAATTCAAGAAGTACTGCCCTTACTGTAATTCACACACATCACACAAAGAAACTCGTTAA
- the rpoB gene encoding DNA-directed RNA polymerase subunit beta has protein sequence MAGKLVTYGKRQRRSYSSIREVLELPNLIEIQQASYRWFLENGLREMFEDISPIQDFTGNLVLEFIDYQLGDPKYLVDESKERDATYAAPLRVKVRLINKETGEVKEQEVFMGDFPLMTETGTFVINGAERVIVSQLVRSPSVYFSLKNDKTGKETYTATVIPNRGAWLELEIDAKDIIYVRIDRTRKLPVTVLLRALGFGSDVEILDLFGENQFIKNTLEKDNTDNTEKALLEIYERLRPGEPPTVDNAKSLLYSRFLDPKRYDLASVGRYKINKKLHIKNRIFNQKLAETIVDKNTGEIIAEAGDLIDRRLLNKLIALIEEGILDTSVMPHNGVLEDEPVNLHSLKIYSPLEDGEVIRVISNGAIDKKVKNITGSDIVASLNYFINLLQGVGDVDDIDHLGNRRLRTVGELLQNQFRIGLSRMERVVRERMSIQDINAITPQALINIRPVIASIKEFFGSSQLSQFMDQTNPLAELTHKRRLSALGPGGLTRERAGFEVRDVHHSHYGRMCPIETPEGPNIGLINSLSTYARINEYGFIETPYRKVDQDSNQVTEKIDYLTADEEDNFVVAQANAELNEDGSFTNDQVVCRYRDEIQPVNRDKIDYMDVSPKQVVSVATALIPFLENDDANRALMGSNMQRQAVPLLVTDAPLVGTGMEHKAAKDSGVVTTIRHDGVIELVTANEIRVRRIAEVDGKQVKGDVDVYKLQKFVRSNQGTCINQRPICKLGDHVRKGDIVADGPATDMGELALGRNVLVAFMTWEGYNYEDAILLSEKLVKEDVYTSVHIEEYESEARDTKLGPEEITRDIPNVGEDALKNLDEQGIIRIGAEIKPGDILVGKVTPKGVTELTAEERLLHAIFGEKAREVRDTSLRVPHGEEGIVVDVKIFTRENGDELPPGVNQLVRVYIAQKRKISVGDKMAGRHGNKGVIARIMAEEDMPFLPDGTPVQVVLNPLGVPSRMNIGQVLETHLGMAARYLGIHMATPVFDGATEEDVFDALEEARLPRDGKTVLYDGRSGEEFESHVTVGVMYMLKLAHMVDDKIHARSTGPYSLVTQQPLGGKAQFGGQRFGEMEVWALEAYGAAYTLQEILTVKSDDVIGRVKTYEAIVKGENVPEPGVPESFKVLIKELQSLGMDVKILSANEEEITMRESDDDDESPDKLNLSIDDIIENEGK, from the coding sequence TTGGCGGGCAAGTTGGTTACATACGGAAAACGTCAACGCAGGAGCTATTCGAGTATTAGAGAGGTTTTGGAACTGCCAAATCTTATTGAGATTCAGCAAGCCTCCTATCGATGGTTTCTAGAGAATGGACTTAGGGAAATGTTTGAAGATATATCCCCAATTCAAGATTTTACTGGGAATCTAGTCCTTGAGTTTATTGATTATCAATTAGGTGATCCAAAGTATTTAGTAGATGAATCAAAAGAAAGAGACGCAACTTACGCTGCTCCTCTTAGGGTTAAGGTTAGACTTATCAACAAGGAGACAGGGGAAGTAAAAGAGCAAGAAGTATTTATGGGAGATTTCCCATTGATGACAGAAACGGGTACCTTTGTAATTAACGGAGCAGAACGCGTTATTGTCAGTCAGCTTGTTAGATCCCCAAGTGTGTATTTTAGTTTAAAAAACGATAAAACTGGTAAAGAGACCTACACGGCTACTGTGATTCCAAATCGTGGCGCTTGGCTTGAACTTGAGATTGATGCGAAGGATATTATCTATGTGCGCATTGATCGTACGAGAAAGCTACCTGTTACGGTTCTTTTGCGTGCCCTTGGTTTTGGTAGCGATGTAGAGATATTGGATCTTTTCGGTGAAAACCAGTTTATAAAGAATACATTAGAAAAAGACAACACAGATAATACGGAGAAGGCATTACTTGAGATCTATGAAAGGCTTCGCCCTGGTGAGCCACCTACGGTAGATAATGCAAAGAGTTTGCTATACTCTAGATTTCTAGATCCAAAACGCTACGATTTAGCGAGTGTTGGTCGATATAAAATCAATAAAAAGCTGCATATTAAAAATCGTATCTTCAATCAAAAGCTAGCAGAAACCATTGTGGACAAAAACACTGGTGAAATTATAGCGGAAGCTGGAGATTTAATCGATAGAAGACTATTAAATAAGTTAATAGCTTTAATCGAAGAGGGCATTCTTGACACTTCTGTCATGCCGCATAACGGAGTTCTAGAAGATGAGCCTGTGAACCTGCACTCCCTTAAGATATATTCACCACTCGAAGATGGCGAAGTCATTCGTGTCATTAGCAATGGTGCCATTGATAAAAAAGTTAAAAACATTACAGGGTCCGATATCGTAGCATCATTAAACTACTTTATCAATCTATTGCAAGGGGTAGGTGATGTTGATGATATCGACCACCTTGGTAATAGAAGACTTCGTACAGTCGGCGAGCTTTTACAGAATCAATTCCGTATCGGTTTATCGCGTATGGAACGTGTAGTACGTGAACGCATGTCAATCCAAGACATTAATGCAATTACGCCACAAGCGTTAATTAACATTCGTCCAGTAATTGCTTCTATTAAAGAGTTTTTTGGAAGTAGCCAGTTGTCCCAGTTCATGGACCAGACAAACCCGCTAGCAGAATTAACGCATAAGCGCCGTTTATCTGCGTTAGGGCCTGGTGGTTTGACAAGAGAAAGAGCCGGCTTCGAAGTTCGTGACGTCCATCACTCTCACTACGGCAGAATGTGCCCGATTGAGACACCAGAAGGACCGAACATTGGACTGATTAACTCCTTATCCACATATGCAAGAATCAACGAATATGGTTTTATCGAAACTCCATATCGAAAAGTAGATCAAGATTCCAATCAAGTAACAGAGAAAATTGATTATTTAACAGCTGACGAAGAAGATAATTTCGTAGTAGCACAGGCGAATGCTGAGCTTAACGAAGATGGAAGCTTTACAAATGATCAAGTGGTATGCCGCTATCGTGATGAGATACAGCCAGTGAATCGTGACAAGATTGACTATATGGACGTATCGCCAAAGCAAGTTGTTTCTGTAGCTACGGCGCTTATTCCTTTCTTAGAAAATGATGACGCCAACCGTGCTCTAATGGGATCAAACATGCAACGTCAGGCAGTACCTCTGTTAGTAACAGACGCACCTCTCGTAGGCACAGGGATGGAGCACAAAGCTGCGAAAGATTCAGGAGTTGTAACGACGATTCGTCACGATGGAGTGATTGAATTAGTTACAGCGAATGAGATACGTGTAAGAAGAATAGCAGAAGTTGATGGCAAGCAAGTCAAAGGTGACGTCGACGTTTATAAATTACAAAAATTTGTTCGTTCTAACCAAGGGACATGTATCAACCAGCGACCAATTTGCAAGCTGGGAGACCATGTGAGAAAAGGTGATATCGTAGCAGATGGACCAGCTACTGATATGGGAGAACTAGCATTAGGAAGAAATGTATTAGTAGCATTTATGACTTGGGAAGGTTATAACTACGAGGATGCGATTCTATTATCTGAAAAGCTAGTAAAAGAAGATGTATATACTTCTGTTCATATTGAAGAGTATGAATCGGAAGCTAGAGATACAAAGCTAGGCCCTGAAGAAATAACACGCGACATACCGAACGTCGGTGAAGATGCTTTGAAGAATCTTGATGAGCAAGGTATTATCCGTATCGGTGCCGAGATCAAGCCAGGAGACATTTTAGTTGGTAAAGTTACGCCAAAGGGTGTTACGGAATTAACAGCCGAAGAGCGACTTTTACATGCAATTTTCGGTGAAAAGGCAAGAGAGGTAAGAGATACTTCATTGCGCGTTCCTCATGGTGAAGAAGGTATTGTAGTCGACGTTAAGATTTTCACTCGTGAAAATGGCGATGAGCTTCCACCTGGTGTGAATCAACTGGTCCGTGTATACATTGCGCAGAAACGTAAAATCTCTGTAGGGGATAAGATGGCAGGACGCCACGGTAACAAGGGTGTTATTGCACGTATTATGGCAGAAGAAGATATGCCGTTCTTACCGGATGGAACTCCAGTGCAAGTAGTTCTTAACCCGCTTGGTGTACCTTCACGTATGAATATTGGTCAAGTACTAGAAACCCACTTAGGGATGGCGGCTCGTTATTTAGGAATACACATGGCAACCCCGGTATTTGACGGAGCAACAGAAGAAGATGTATTTGATGCATTAGAGGAAGCGAGATTGCCAAGAGATGGCAAGACCGTCCTATATGATGGAAGATCAGGAGAAGAGTTTGAAAGTCATGTAACCGTAGGGGTTATGTACATGTTGAAACTTGCTCACATGGTTGATGACAAGATTCATGCTCGTTCGACTGGACCATACTCTTTAGTAACGCAACAACCCTTGGGTGGTAAAGCACAGTTTGGTGGACAGCGTTTTGGAGAGATGGAGGTATGGGCACTTGAAGCATATGGTGCCGCGTACACGCTTCAAGAAATCCTCACAGTTAAGTCCGATGATGTCATCGGCCGTGTGAAGACTTATGAAGCAATCGTTAAAGGTGAAAACGTACCAGAGCCAGGAGTTCCGGAATCGTTTAAAGTATTGATTAAAGAACTTCAAAGTCTTGGTATGGATGTAAAAATCCTATCGGCGAACGAAGAAGAAATCACTATGCGCGAATCGGATGATGATGATGAGTCACCTGATAAGTTGAACTTAAGCATCGATGATATTATCGAAAATGAAGGAAAATAG
- the rplK gene encoding 50S ribosomal protein L11: protein MAKKVIKVIKLQIPAGKANPAPPVGPALGQAGVNIMGFCKEFNARTAEQVGLIIPVEITVYEDRSFIFITKTPPAAVLLKKAAGIESGSGEPNKKKVATVNRDKVRQIAEEKMEDLNAASVEAAMRMIEGTARSMGIVIEG, encoded by the coding sequence ATGGCTAAAAAAGTCATTAAGGTGATAAAGCTTCAAATTCCTGCTGGTAAAGCAAATCCAGCGCCACCAGTTGGTCCTGCATTAGGTCAAGCGGGTGTTAACATCATGGGATTCTGTAAAGAATTCAATGCTCGTACAGCGGAACAAGTGGGTTTAATTATCCCAGTTGAAATCACAGTTTACGAGGATCGTTCATTTATCTTCATCACGAAGACTCCACCAGCAGCAGTTCTATTAAAGAAGGCAGCAGGTATCGAGTCTGGTTCAGGAGAGCCTAACAAGAAGAAGGTTGCTACTGTAAATAGAGATAAAGTTCGTCAAATCGCTGAAGAAAAAATGGAAGACTTAAATGCAGCAAGTGTTGAAGCTGCTATGCGCATGATTGAAGGTACTGCTCGCAGTATGGGTATCGTGATAGAAGGTTAG
- the secE gene encoding preprotein translocase subunit SecE, protein MSFVEKIRGGLTSTKEFIVEGWHELKKVRWPNRKELKGYTAVVLSVVVGITLYFYVFDLALKYVLNLFF, encoded by the coding sequence ATGTCATTTGTTGAAAAAATCAGAGGTGGTTTAACAAGCACCAAAGAGTTTATTGTCGAAGGATGGCATGAACTGAAAAAGGTTCGTTGGCCAAACCGCAAGGAACTTAAGGGTTATACGGCTGTAGTACTGAGTGTAGTTGTCGGTATTACTTTGTATTTCTATGTGTTTGATTTGGCGTTGAAATACGTGTTGAACTTATTCTTTTAA
- the rplL gene encoding 50S ribosomal protein L7/L12, with amino-acid sequence MSKEQIIEAIKGMNVLELNELVKAIEEEFGVTAAAPVAMVGGAVAEAAEEQSEFDVILTNAGASKINVIKVVRELTGLGLKEAKAVVDGAPAPLKEKIGKEEAEAIKAKLEEAGAVVDIK; translated from the coding sequence GTGTCAAAAGAGCAAATCATTGAAGCGATTAAAGGTATGAATGTATTAGAATTAAACGAGCTTGTTAAAGCTATCGAAGAAGAGTTTGGTGTAACTGCTGCAGCTCCTGTAGCTATGGTTGGTGGCGCTGTTGCTGAAGCTGCTGAAGAGCAATCAGAATTTGATGTAATTCTTACAAATGCTGGAGCTTCTAAAATCAATGTAATTAAAGTTGTTCGTGAGTTAACTGGCTTAGGCTTAAAAGAAGCTAAAGCTGTTGTTGACGGTGCTCCTGCACCTCTTAAAGAGAAAATCGGTAAAGAGGAAGCAGAAGCAATCAAAGCTAAGCTTGAAGAAGCTGGCGCTGTTGTTGACATTAAGTAG
- the rplJ gene encoding 50S ribosomal protein L10, which translates to MGVREEKAQVVELLVEKIQNSKSTIVADYRGLNVKQVTELRKKLRESGIEFKVVKNTLTRRATEKTNFTALDEVLVGPTAIAFGEEDAVTAAKVLVDFAKKNDKLEIKGGIVEGQVVSVDEIKALASLPSREGLISMFLSVLQAPVRNFALAVKAVAEKNGDTQQA; encoded by the coding sequence ATGGGCGTTCGTGAGGAAAAAGCACAAGTTGTTGAGCTATTAGTTGAGAAAATTCAAAATAGCAAAAGCACAATTGTAGCTGACTACCGTGGATTGAATGTTAAGCAAGTAACAGAGCTTCGTAAGAAACTTCGTGAAAGTGGAATCGAGTTTAAAGTAGTGAAAAATACTCTAACTCGTCGTGCTACTGAAAAGACGAATTTTACTGCTCTTGATGAAGTTTTAGTAGGACCTACTGCAATTGCATTTGGTGAAGAAGATGCAGTTACTGCAGCAAAGGTACTAGTTGACTTTGCTAAGAAAAACGACAAGCTTGAAATTAAAGGTGGAATCGTTGAAGGTCAAGTAGTAAGTGTGGATGAAATTAAAGCACTTGCAAGCCTGCCTTCACGCGAAGGACTTATCTCTATGTTCTTAAGCGTTCTTCAAGCACCTGTGCGTAACTTCGCATTGGCAGTTAAAGCAGTTGCTGAAAAGAATGGAGATACGCAACAAGCGTAA